The following nucleotide sequence is from Alkalihalobacillus sp. LMS39.
GGACGAATGGATTCTGCAGAATGGTTCGATCTTGCCCGCATAGCAAAGGAATACGGAAATGGTGAGATTCGCACGTGTAACTCACAAAATCTTGTTATTCCAAATGTTCCAGATGAAAAGGTTGAAGCACTCCTACAAGAGAAGTTATTTGAGCGAATTACAACGTCACCAAAAAACTTCATGGCCTATTCTGTTTCCTGTACAGGAATTGAATATTGTAACCTTGCTTTAGTTGAGACAAAAGAACAAATGAGACGTGTGGCAGCATACTTGGATGAAAAAATCGATATTGATGTCCCAGTTCGTATTCATATGGTCGGTTGTCCTAACTCATGTGGTCAACGTCAAATTGCGGATATTGGTTTGCAAGGAATTAAAATGAAGACGAAAGATAAAGGTATGGTCGAAGCATTTGAAATTCATGTTGGGGGAACGTTAGAAAAAGACATCGCCCAATTTAATGAAAAATTAAAAGGGAAAATCAGTGCCGATGATATTTCAGACGTCCTTGTTCAGTTATTACAATATTTCAAAGACAACAAAGAAGCAAAAGAGGATTTTTATCATTTTGTGAAACGTGTTGGCATTGAAACATTACAAACGCAATTAGATGGAATTCTTGGTGAGGCTTCTTAATGTATCTTTTTAAAATGGAAGTTGTACTTGATATTGGAAATGTCGTTGTCATTGTCTGTGCGAAAGACGATGAATCTGCTTTTTCGTTAGCTGAAATCGAGATTGAACAACATTATTTAAAACTTCCAGACATTAAAGAGCTTAGTATTGTCGAAAAGAAGCCGGTTCGAAAAGGCGCTGGATTTGTAATTTAAATAACCCCCCAAAAAGGTGTGGAATAGAAACCTTTGGGGGTTTTTTGTTTTAAAATGATACGTTCGGACATATGCTCCGTTATTTATTGCTTTTTCACATGGTTGGACTTTCATTCGGACATTCATTCCCCTATTAAAAGCAATTCTACAAGAGTCTCCCTTAAAAAGCTATGATAGCGGAACGTACGTCCGTTAAAGTTTCAAAAGTGATATCTTTTAATTGAATAGCGGAACTTATGTCCGAACGAGTCTAACAGTAACTTTCCATTCTTATTATTGCGTTAATCGTGCTTTTTCTAAACCGTATTGCAAAGCATACAATAAATAGGCTTTATAATGGATGTAAATAAAAAACTGAACATAGTTTAACCGATCTAATTGTAGGATTTTTATTGTTTTTAGAAATGGCATAAATACAAATGTGAAAAACGCATTAGTCAAAGCATTAAGTAAAACAAATTTTTTGAAATTCCCATACGATAAAGAAAGCATCCAAATCGAAAGGGGCATGTAAGGGCCGAGGTCAAACGGGAGTTCGTCCTTTAAAAAGGATTTAGGTTTATCATAAAATTTCCACCAGTTTCGTTGATGGCCATAAATATGATTTATAATTTCAAACATGCCAATTATCACACTTGATAAAGCGTATCGTCTAACTTTTGTTTTATCTACAAAGCATAAGGATAACCAAGGGATTAAAATCATAACGATGTTAAATATTGTATGGCGTCTTGCTAACATGAATAGTTCACCTCCTATATAAAATTTCTTCTTTTTTAAACTATCCAAATTAAATAAAACCATTCTTACAAAAGACAACAGAAACAGGACCATTAAAAAAATGGTCCTGCTTTCATTATCTCAATTTTTGAAGGGCATTAGAAACGTTAATTTCACCATGACCATAAAAAGGGTCTCGTCCTCTGCGTCCTAAATCTTCAGATGATTTTTTTATAATGCGGTAAATTTGCTTATTTGTTAATTCGGGGTTTGCGGCTTTTATCAATCCAGCTAGTCCTGCAACGTGAGGGGCGGCCATTGATGTTCCTGACATAACGACGTAATTGTTATTAGGAAAAAGGCTTGGAATATGTTCCCCAGGTGCAGTAACGTCGATATGCCCTCCGTAATTGGAGAAAAAGGCCCGTTCACGGTTTTCTGTTACAGCACCAACTGTCAGTACTTCTTTATATCTAGCAGGGTACATTGGTGTGCTAACATTATCGTTTCCACTAGCAGCAATTAAAATAACATCATGTCTATCTGCATATTTAATCGCATCATGTAAGGCAAATGAACTGTGATAATCACCTAAACTCATGTTTATGACTTGAGCGCCATTGTCAACAGCCCAGCGAATGCCTCTAGCGACTTCAAATGATGTTCCTTCTCCATTTTCATCAAGAACCTTTATCGGTAAAATTAAATTTTCCCATGCGACACCGGCAATTCCTGTCACATTATTTGTTAGAGCGGCAGCAATCCCTGCCACATGAGTACCGTGTCCGTGTTCATCTGTTGTGTCAGAAGAACCGTCGATGGCATTAAACCCTTCTAACACTTTACCCGCTAAATCTTGATGGTCTGGGTCAACCCCTGTGTCAAGAATTGCGATAATAATATCTTCATCACCACCAGAAAAATTCCATCCGCTTTCAGCAGAAATTTGACTTAAGTTCCATTGATAAGGGGCAAAAAATTCATCATTAGGCACAGTCACTTGAGTTGTCGCTTGTTTTGTAATGACATAATTAGGTTCGACAAAATCAATTTCAATCTCATGTGGAAGCATTTGTACTAAATCAACGGTTTCATATTCTGTTGATTCGATTACATAGTAGGGAGAACTATCTTCCATTATTGCTAATGTTTCATTATTGTCTAACCATTGTAATCCTTCTTCTTCATTAGTAAATTTAACAACCGCTTGCCTTGGGTAATATTCCCTTTGTTCTTGTCCTTCTTCGTCAGAGTGTACGACAATTTGCCAACCAAGTTCTGGTACGGTTTGCGCTGTAATATTTTCTGGTAAGTCTTTTGTCGAGGTCCATTTTGCTTTTGTGTTATCACCACCAGAAATAAAAAAGTTTCCATTTCCATCTGCTACTGAAGCGATTTCTTTCACATAAGATGTAACAAATTGTAAATCAATCACACCAATCACATCTTTTGTTTCTGATAATGGTTCTCTCATCACCATATACTGTTTATCATCGTATTGATATGGAGAAGAGTACGTGGCATTTTTTGTTGTTATTTCTTTCACTTTGTCATCTTGAACATGACCAACAGAAACTGTTATATCATCTTCTTCTACAATGGCAAACCCTTCAAAATGAGGATGTTCCCCTAGTTCTTCTTCGAATTTTGTTCGCAAAGTAGTGGTACTTATATCTTGTTCAGCCCAGCGTTGTAATTGAAGAGACAATTGAGACAGAAACATCGAAGTTGTCATCGATAAGTCATCAGCAAGAACTTGATCCATTCCAGTATGTTCAAGCTCCTCTTGTTTATCATTCGAAAGAGGGGAGTAGCCCGTACCTTGTTCTTGTGATTGGTTTACATTGGAAAACACTAATCCAATAATGAGTAGGAATAGTGCTCCAATGACAATCATTGATTTTTTAGTCATGATTGAACCTCCTTATTTCTAGGATGCCAAAATTCAGCTGGGTTTTTCTCGATTTTGCTGTCGAGCAAATGTGACATTGGTACTATGATAATATTATGGTCAGTTAAATAGCCTAACCCATTTTGAATCCCTTTTACCGTTTCTTCTCCTTTAATCCCAACATGGCCAATGCCAATCGCTGTACCTTTATGGCGCGCGATATTTGCTAATTTTTTCATTTGTGTTGTCACATGTCCACGTGATGAATGAGTATCATCTAAGAAAATATCTCGAACAGCCCATGGGATACCTAATTCATCTGCCACTTTAGGGATAAAGGATTTATTGCTTGTCCCACTATCAATGACATATAAATTCCGTTCTTTAGCGACTTCTAGTATTGCTTTCACTATTTCTTCGTCTTCTACAATTTTTGAACCCATATGATTGTTCAACCCAACCGCAAAAGGAACAGAATCAATCGCTAAATGAACACGTTCCTTCACTTCTTCAACTGAAAGATCGCTTGTGATTGGGTTTGGTCCGAGCCATGATTTCTTTCCTTTTTTCGGTTCAAGCGGAAGGTGAACCATCACTTCAAACCCGAGCTCATGTGCTTTTGTTGCTTGTTGTTTAGATTGCTCTAAAAATGGCATAACAGCAACGGTAATCGGAATGTTTGAAGAGAAAAAAGAATCGACGCCTCCCACATCACCACCGAAATCATCAATGATGATGGCTACTCGTTGTTCCTGTTGCTCAGCTGCAAATATCCCGTCTAACGGAAAAAAACAAAGAAGTAATGTTGTGATTAATATAAACTGTCGTTTCATAGTGTATGTTTCCCTCTTTCTTATAACAAACTTTTATGAATCCAAATGGCTGCCTGTGCACCGTCACCCATTGCAATCGAAAGCAATTGTGAATGGGCAATGGCATCTCCGACGGCAAAGACATGAGGAATATTCGTTTCTTTTGTACGTGGGTTGACATTGATATGGTGATTTTCAAGTCGTTCCACACCTATTGATTTCGTCATGGTCGTATTTACTTTAGAACCGGACATCGCAAGGAAGGCATGTTTCACTTCGATTTTTTTCCCGTTCTCGAGCCGTACACCTTGTAAGTGTGATTCATTTTCCACTTGGATATCGTTAACTTTTTCATTATAGATTGGGATATTATGTTTTTTTAATATATGTTTATGTTTATCATCAATTGGGGCCTTATCATGATTAATAAACAAAATATCTTTAGACCAATACGTAAGAACCGCAGCCATGCCCGCTCCTTTATTTCCCGATCCGATGACGACTGTTTTTTTATTTTTAATTTCATAGCCATCACAATCAGGGCAAAGGAAAATGCTTTTCCCTAAACAAGGTTTAATTCGGTCAATCGGAGGAAGACGATCTTCAATTCCTGTTGCGATTAAAATCCGTTTTCCGTAAAAAATAGAACTTTCGGCTATCACTTTGAATCCATCAGGAGATTTCATTACATCTTTTACTTCTTCAAATATAAATTCAACTCCGTATTGTTCTGCTTGTTTTCTACCGACAGTTCGGAAATATTCTCCTGAAACTCCGTCTGGCCATCCTAATAAGTTATGGTACTCTTGACATAACTCTGAACGTCCACCACCTTTATCAATTACAAGGATTTTATGGTCGTATCGTCCTAGCTGAATGGCAGCTTGTAATCCTGCAATTCCACCGCCGATGATGACACAATCAAAGATCATCCCATTCCAATCCTTTCTGTTCTAAAAGTTATTGTTAGCTTTCCATAAAGGAAATGAAGTTATGAAAAAAATAAAACACGACTAACAAAAAATGTTGTTAGTCGTGTTTTATTTTCGGATATTAAAAGCAGCATTAATTTGACCACGAAGCATCCGTTCACGCACTTCTTTTTTACGAATGGCTTTTTGTTCCATTCGACGAATTTCATACGTTTGCATCCCGTCTTCCATTTTATTGGCGATGTCAACTAATCGCTCGACATCTAAAAAAGAATATTTTCGTGTGCCTCCTTTTGAACGTTCGGGAAAAATTAATTTTCGTTCTTCATAATAGCGGATTTTTCGTTCAGATAAGCCTGTTAATTCACTTACGATTCCAATCGTAATTACTTTTTTATCTCTATAGGACACGTATTGCCACTCCTCTCGAAAACAATGATGCTATTGGAATTACATTTACTATATCACATCATTTTCAGAAAAGGAGACGTAGTGTTAGATAATCTAACAAAAATCATAGATGCCGAAAATAGCATGTTATAATAAAATGACATTAGCACAGAATTCCATATAAAAAGTTGTAACGAAATGTGACAACAAGGAGAAAATAAGGGAACAATATATTGAATTATGGTGGGAATTTGGTATACTTTATAAAACATATCTATTAACTCGGAAATAGACCGTGCGTGCGGAAATGATAAGGAACAAGGGAGAGGAGCGGTTCAGATGAGCGGAAAAGTATATTTAGTCGGTGCAGGACCTGGAGATATTGGATTAATTACAGTAAAGGGGAAGGAAAGCTTACAAAAAGCCGATGTTGTTCTATATGATCGACTTATTAATCCAGTATTACTGTCTTTTGTAAAACCAAATACGGAACTTATTTATTGTGGAAAACTTCCTGACAGGCATTTTTTACGACAAGAAGCGATTAATGCACTGTTAGTTGAAAAAGCACTTGAAGGGAAAACCGTTGTGCGATTAAAAGGTGGTGACCCGAGTGTATTCGGGCGTGTAGGTGAAGAAGCAGAAGAGCTTGTCCTTCATAATATCGAGTATGAAATTGTTCCTGGGGTGACATCAAGTATAGCTGCAGCTTCTTATGCGGGAATTCCTGTCACACATCGCGAATATGGTTTTTCCTTTGCGGTTGTAACCGGTCATGATAAATCGAGAACGGGGAAGCCCATTATTGATTGGGCCGCATTAGCTGGAATTGATACAATTGCCTTTTATATGGGAGTCGGCAATATAGAGTATATTACAGAACAATTGATGTCTCATCAAAAATCACCAGATACGCCTGTTATTTTAATACAATGGGGAACGTATGGGAGGCAAAAAACATTAGAAGGAACATTAGCAACGATATCTCAGAAAGTCGCTGATGTGAAGTTTTCTAACCCGGCCATTACGCTAGTCGGAAACATTGTCGCATTACGAGAAAAATTAGCCTGGTTTGAAAACAAAAAACTACATGGAAAGCAAATAATTGTTGCTAGGACAGGTACGGGGGAAAGTGAACTCGGCAAAAAACTCGAAGAATACGGGGCAGAGGTTGTCCATTATCCACAATTTACATCAGTAAAAAAGGAAGAATTAGCAACAAGTTCAATACAAAGCATAGAACAATATGAACAAGTATTATTTTTATCACCGGAAAGTGTTCGCTTCTTTATGGAATCATTGGTTGCTATAAAAAAGGACATTAGAAAGGTTCAAGCAGCCTTTGTTGTCAACTCTGTGAAATCTGAACGGGAATTATTGAAATATGGCTGTTTTTGCGAGCCTTTTAATACATCCAAACGATCGCTTGTTGTAGGAACGAGTGCACAATATAAATCCTGTGATTATCAGACGATGGACTTTTATGAAACGCATCATACCGTTATTAACGAAACGAGTCATATTATTGTTCAGCGACTTTTTGCGGATGATACGGTCAATACGGTTGTTTTTCCAAGTTCAGCTTCTGTTTCAACATTTGTTGACGCAGTATGTAAGGTCGAACCGAATATCGTTGAAACGCTGCAACGAAGTCAAATTATATGTTTTGGACAAAAATCGTATGACGCTGCAGTAGCGCATGGCTTTAAACATGCACAAATGGCAAACGAGCCAACAGTAGATTCTGTTGTGGACATTATATTGAAGGAAACGATACAAACAAAGTAGGTGGGGAATATGCAAGCAGTCTTATATATAGGTCATGGTACGAGGATTAAAGAAGGGGTTACTCAATTTGAGTTATTCATTGAAAAAGTAAAAGCAGCTGTTGATGTGCCAATTCAACACCATAGTTTTATTGAACTAGCCGAACCGAATATTGAAGATGGGATCGCTGCTTGTGTTGAACAAGGGGCAACATCGATTGCGGTTATTCCAGTTTTATTACTAGCAGCTGGACATGCTAAGCTTGATATTCCGGAAGAAATTGATAAAGCAAAAGTGAAATTTCCTACGGTTTCAATTCAATATGGTCGTGTTATTGGAATTGATAAACGAATGACGGATATGGTTGTTGACAGACTTGTTCAACAAGGCTTACCGTTACATGCAGATGAACAAAGCCAGCAGCAAACAGCTGTATTGTTAGTTGGTCGTGGAAGTAGTGATCCAGATGCGAATAGTGATCTTGCTAAACTAGCTCGGTTGATTTGGGAATCGGCTCCTGTTGACCATGTTGAAACTTGTTATTTAGCTGCGACCAAGCCAACCTTTGACCAAGGGCTAGAACGTGTGCAATATCTCCCGCATAATAAAGTTTATGTCATTCCTTATCTTTTGTTTACTGGAATTCTATTAAAGCAAATGGATGCTAAAATCACAAAATTAAATGAAAAATTAACAACGAAAGACATTGTTCTTTGTGATTATTTAGGATATCACCCAGACTTAATCAATGTGATAAAAGACAGAGTGAAAGAAACGATAGCAAATGAAGTACCGGTCAATTGTGATGCCTGTAAGTACCGTATGGCTATTTCGTCGTAAGGAGAATAAAGATGTCATTATATCCAATTATGCTCCAGCTTGAAAATAAAGAGGTCTTCGTTGTTGGTGGAGGAAAAATCGCTTTAAGAAAAGTGATTGGCCTTCTCGATGCTAATGCAACTGTGACTGTTATTTCCCCAACATTACATGAGCAATTAATAGAACTTGTTACAGCTCACAAAATAAACTGGATACAAGATATTTTTAAACGAGAGTATATTCAATCTGCAGTTTTTATTTTTGCTGCGACAAATGACTCCGAAATAAATGAAATGGTGTATAAAAGTGCAAATGAATATCAATTTGTTAATCGTGTTGACGATCAAAAACAAAGTGATTTTTACTTACCTTCCGTATTACAACGTGGCAAGTTAATGATTACTGTATCAACAAATGGAGCAAGTCCCACGTTGGCAAAAAAAATAAAACAGGAACTTGAACACCATTATGATGAAAGCTATTGTGAGTATGTCGATTTTTTAGCTTGGGCAAGAACTGAAATCAAACATAAAATCAATGATGAACGAGATCGAAAGTTTTTATTAAAACGAATTATTGACGATGAAGTATATAAAACAAATGAAAAATATGAGCAAGTGAAAAAATGGATAAGAGAAAACGACCTGAAACTAGATTGACTGAAGGTCGTTTTTTATTGAAATAAAAGCTAGTTACATTCAAGATGTTTTTACAATAGGGATGCGGTTTGGTACTCTATTGGTAGGAATAAAGATGAATGGTGGAGAAGCTAATGACGAGAAATGAAGAGGAGAAGAACGAGCACCTTCCTGATGAGGAAATCGAGGAATCTTATGTGCCGACAGCAGAAGATTTTTTATTCGATGAAGAAGAGGATGAATCGACAATAAAGAAAAAGAAAAGGCGAACGAAGCTTAAAAGATGGATTGCCATCGGTGTTGCTTTTGTTCTTTTTCTTAATGGATTTGCATTTATTTTTCAGCAGTATAGTATGGATACAATAGAGTTTTTAAAAACATCATACCGACTTTCTCAACAAGAGGATATTCAAACATATAAACAAGCGGTCGTCACCATTCAAGGAGAGCGCTTAAAAGGGACGGGTTTTAACATAGCAGAAGATGGCTTAGTTGTGACAAATCACCATGTTATTGAAGGTTTACAAGGCATTGGTGTTTCTTTTCCTAATGGAGAGATGTATGTTGCTACTCTTATAGAATCATACCCTGAGATTGATATTGCCTTTTTGCAAATAGAAGGAGAGCATTTACCCTTTCTCCCATTGCGTGAAAATAGCGGAGAAGTGGACGAACATATTTATGTCATTGGGAATCCGTTATCCTTTGCTTGGATAAGTAATGAAGGGGAAATTTTATCGTATGAAGAAGAAGTTGTGACGATTTCCGCCCCGATATATCGTGGGAATAGCGGTAGCCCTGTTATTGGTGCAGATGGGGAAGTTGTTGCTGTTGTCTATGCAAAAACAGTCCCAGCAATCGGAAGTGGAGATTCCTCTGTTGGCTTGGCGGTTCCAATTGAAGAAGTGAGAAAAAAACTAGCAGACATAAACGAGTAGTTTTCTCGTTTATGTTTATTTTTTCGTATAGGCGGTTATGGAATACTAGAAAGCAATCATAAAAACTTGAAGGAGTGATAGATGATGCTATTCTATTCTAGT
It contains:
- a CDS encoding DUF3906 family protein; amino-acid sequence: MYLFKMEVVLDIGNVVVIVCAKDDESAFSLAEIEIEQHYLKLPDIKELSIVEKKPVRKGAGFVI
- a CDS encoding S8 family peptidase, with protein sequence MTKKSMIVIGALFLLIIGLVFSNVNQSQEQGTGYSPLSNDKQEELEHTGMDQVLADDLSMTTSMFLSQLSLQLQRWAEQDISTTTLRTKFEEELGEHPHFEGFAIVEEDDITVSVGHVQDDKVKEITTKNATYSSPYQYDDKQYMVMREPLSETKDVIGVIDLQFVTSYVKEIASVADGNGNFFISGGDNTKAKWTSTKDLPENITAQTVPELGWQIVVHSDEEGQEQREYYPRQAVVKFTNEEEGLQWLDNNETLAIMEDSSPYYVIESTEYETVDLVQMLPHEIEIDFVEPNYVITKQATTQVTVPNDEFFAPYQWNLSQISAESGWNFSGGDEDIIIAILDTGVDPDHQDLAGKVLEGFNAIDGSSDTTDEHGHGTHVAGIAAALTNNVTGIAGVAWENLILPIKVLDENGEGTSFEVARGIRWAVDNGAQVINMSLGDYHSSFALHDAIKYADRHDVILIAASGNDNVSTPMYPARYKEVLTVGAVTENRERAFFSNYGGHIDVTAPGEHIPSLFPNNNYVVMSGTSMAAPHVAGLAGLIKAANPELTNKQIYRIIKKSSEDLGRRGRDPFYGHGEINVSNALQKLR
- a CDS encoding divergent polysaccharide deacetylase family protein; amino-acid sequence: MKRQFILITTLLLCFFPLDGIFAAEQQEQRVAIIIDDFGGDVGGVDSFFSSNIPITVAVMPFLEQSKQQATKAHELGFEVMVHLPLEPKKGKKSWLGPNPITSDLSVEEVKERVHLAIDSVPFAVGLNNHMGSKIVEDEEIVKAILEVAKERNLYVIDSGTSNKSFIPKVADELGIPWAVRDIFLDDTHSSRGHVTTQMKKLANIARHKGTAIGIGHVGIKGEETVKGIQNGLGYLTDHNIIIVPMSHLLDSKIEKNPAEFWHPRNKEVQS
- a CDS encoding NAD(P)/FAD-dependent oxidoreductase, which translates into the protein MIFDCVIIGGGIAGLQAAIQLGRYDHKILVIDKGGGRSELCQEYHNLLGWPDGVSGEYFRTVGRKQAEQYGVEFIFEEVKDVMKSPDGFKVIAESSIFYGKRILIATGIEDRLPPIDRIKPCLGKSIFLCPDCDGYEIKNKKTVVIGSGNKGAGMAAVLTYWSKDILFINHDKAPIDDKHKHILKKHNIPIYNEKVNDIQVENESHLQGVRLENGKKIEVKHAFLAMSGSKVNTTMTKSIGVERLENHHINVNPRTKETNIPHVFAVGDAIAHSQLLSIAMGDGAQAAIWIHKSLL
- a CDS encoding MerR family transcriptional regulator, which encodes MSYRDKKVITIGIVSELTGLSERKIRYYEERKLIFPERSKGGTRKYSFLDVERLVDIANKMEDGMQTYEIRRMEQKAIRKKEVRERMLRGQINAAFNIRK
- the cobA gene encoding uroporphyrinogen-III C-methyltransferase, with translation MSGKVYLVGAGPGDIGLITVKGKESLQKADVVLYDRLINPVLLSFVKPNTELIYCGKLPDRHFLRQEAINALLVEKALEGKTVVRLKGGDPSVFGRVGEEAEELVLHNIEYEIVPGVTSSIAAASYAGIPVTHREYGFSFAVVTGHDKSRTGKPIIDWAALAGIDTIAFYMGVGNIEYITEQLMSHQKSPDTPVILIQWGTYGRQKTLEGTLATISQKVADVKFSNPAITLVGNIVALREKLAWFENKKLHGKQIIVARTGTGESELGKKLEEYGAEVVHYPQFTSVKKEELATSSIQSIEQYEQVLFLSPESVRFFMESLVAIKKDIRKVQAAFVVNSVKSERELLKYGCFCEPFNTSKRSLVVGTSAQYKSCDYQTMDFYETHHTVINETSHIIVQRLFADDTVNTVVFPSSASVSTFVDAVCKVEPNIVETLQRSQIICFGQKSYDAAVAHGFKHAQMANEPTVDSVVDIILKETIQTK
- a CDS encoding sirohydrochlorin chelatase; translated protein: MQAVLYIGHGTRIKEGVTQFELFIEKVKAAVDVPIQHHSFIELAEPNIEDGIAACVEQGATSIAVIPVLLLAAGHAKLDIPEEIDKAKVKFPTVSIQYGRVIGIDKRMTDMVVDRLVQQGLPLHADEQSQQQTAVLLVGRGSSDPDANSDLAKLARLIWESAPVDHVETCYLAATKPTFDQGLERVQYLPHNKVYVIPYLLFTGILLKQMDAKITKLNEKLTTKDIVLCDYLGYHPDLINVIKDRVKETIANEVPVNCDACKYRMAISS
- a CDS encoding bifunctional precorrin-2 dehydrogenase/sirohydrochlorin ferrochelatase; the protein is MSLYPIMLQLENKEVFVVGGGKIALRKVIGLLDANATVTVISPTLHEQLIELVTAHKINWIQDIFKREYIQSAVFIFAATNDSEINEMVYKSANEYQFVNRVDDQKQSDFYLPSVLQRGKLMITVSTNGASPTLAKKIKQELEHHYDESYCEYVDFLAWARTEIKHKINDERDRKFLLKRIIDDEVYKTNEKYEQVKKWIRENDLKLD
- a CDS encoding serine protease, with the translated sequence MTRNEEEKNEHLPDEEIEESYVPTAEDFLFDEEEDESTIKKKKRRTKLKRWIAIGVAFVLFLNGFAFIFQQYSMDTIEFLKTSYRLSQQEDIQTYKQAVVTIQGERLKGTGFNIAEDGLVVTNHHVIEGLQGIGVSFPNGEMYVATLIESYPEIDIAFLQIEGEHLPFLPLRENSGEVDEHIYVIGNPLSFAWISNEGEILSYEEEVVTISAPIYRGNSGSPVIGADGEVVAVVYAKTVPAIGSGDSSVGLAVPIEEVRKKLADINE